Proteins from a single region of Paramormyrops kingsleyae isolate MSU_618 chromosome 9, PKINGS_0.4, whole genome shotgun sequence:
- the mrps15 gene encoding small ribosomal subunit protein uS15m isoform X1 translates to MLRVLKSAPFVCQYVAKPAFSALLPVHGSACLSVAARPLTRISHGRGHEALGGSFAVQAVRHYARPSRRKKAPPSQLDDLSPATLKKDYAEVPLLNTADDLIKRLLSLELGSHKDRLKVKEQQLVEKVRRDDHDRSSTEVKVALLTARIRNYQEHMHKHPKVRLVRGRRATSHCFSHRRHRDKANKRRMLMAIDRRKKHLKYLRRTRHDAFELVCQQLGITYTLPPPYYRTLTKRWMAKKAFCTKVFEVIQRRRAKEKEARKEAAAAATVVQEAAEQDEDARGTAA, encoded by the exons ATGTTGCGGGTTCTGAAATCTGCCCCGTTTGTGTGCCAATATGTCGCGAAACCGGCTTTTTCGGCGCTGCTACCGGTGCATGGCAGCGCCTGCCTTTCCGTCGCTGCTCGACCTTTAACACGGATTTCACACGGTCGGGGACATGAAG CATTGGGAGGAAGCTTCGCTGTGCAGGCGGTGAGACACTACGCGCGCCCTTCAAGAAGAAAGAAAG CCCCCCCTAGCCAGCTCGACGACCTCTCCCCGGCCACGCTGAAGAAGGATTACGCAGAAGTGCCACTCCTTAACAC GGCTGATGATTTGATCAAACGGCTTCTATCCCTGGAGCTGGGGAGCCAT AAAGATCGGCTGAAGGTGAAAGAACAGCAGCTGGTGGAGAAAGTCAGGAGGGATGATCATGATCGCAGCTCCACCGAAGTGAAGG TGGCCCTCCTGACGGCACGGATCCGGAACTACCAGGAGCACATGCACAAACACCCCAAGGTGAGGCTTGTGCGAGGCAGGCGTGCCACGTCACACTGTTTTTCACACCGCCGCCATAGG GACAAAGCCAACAAGCGCCGCATGCTGATGGCCATCGACCGGCGGAAGAAGCACCTGAAGTACCTCCGCCGTACTCGGCACGATGCCTTCGAGCTCGTGTGCCAGCAACTGGGCATCACATACACTCTTCCACCGCCGTACTACAGGACCCTGACCAAGCGCTGGATGGCCAAGAAGGCCTTCTGCACAAAG GTCTTTGAAGTGATCCAGAGGCGGAGGGCGAAGGAGAAGGAGGCGCGGAAGGAGGCCGCCGCAGCCGCTACGGTGGTCCAGGAGGCGGCAGAGCAGGACGAGGATGCCCGGGGCACGGCGGCGTAG
- the mrps15 gene encoding small ribosomal subunit protein uS15m isoform X2 yields MLRVLKSAPFVCQYVAKPAFSALLPVHGSACLSVAARPLTRISHGRGHEALGGSFAVQAVRHYARPSRRKKAPPSQLDDLSPATLKKDYAEVPLLNTADDLIKRLLSLELGSHKDRLKVKEQQLVEKVRRDDHDRSSTEVKVALLTARIRNYQEHMHKHPKDKANKRRMLMAIDRRKKHLKYLRRTRHDAFELVCQQLGITYTLPPPYYRTLTKRWMAKKAFCTKVFEVIQRRRAKEKEARKEAAAAATVVQEAAEQDEDARGTAA; encoded by the exons ATGTTGCGGGTTCTGAAATCTGCCCCGTTTGTGTGCCAATATGTCGCGAAACCGGCTTTTTCGGCGCTGCTACCGGTGCATGGCAGCGCCTGCCTTTCCGTCGCTGCTCGACCTTTAACACGGATTTCACACGGTCGGGGACATGAAG CATTGGGAGGAAGCTTCGCTGTGCAGGCGGTGAGACACTACGCGCGCCCTTCAAGAAGAAAGAAAG CCCCCCCTAGCCAGCTCGACGACCTCTCCCCGGCCACGCTGAAGAAGGATTACGCAGAAGTGCCACTCCTTAACAC GGCTGATGATTTGATCAAACGGCTTCTATCCCTGGAGCTGGGGAGCCAT AAAGATCGGCTGAAGGTGAAAGAACAGCAGCTGGTGGAGAAAGTCAGGAGGGATGATCATGATCGCAGCTCCACCGAAGTGAAGG TGGCCCTCCTGACGGCACGGATCCGGAACTACCAGGAGCACATGCACAAACACCCCAAG GACAAAGCCAACAAGCGCCGCATGCTGATGGCCATCGACCGGCGGAAGAAGCACCTGAAGTACCTCCGCCGTACTCGGCACGATGCCTTCGAGCTCGTGTGCCAGCAACTGGGCATCACATACACTCTTCCACCGCCGTACTACAGGACCCTGACCAAGCGCTGGATGGCCAAGAAGGCCTTCTGCACAAAG GTCTTTGAAGTGATCCAGAGGCGGAGGGCGAAGGAGAAGGAGGCGCGGAAGGAGGCCGCCGCAGCCGCTACGGTGGTCCAGGAGGCGGCAGAGCAGGACGAGGATGCCCGGGGCACGGCGGCGTAG